In Nymphalis io chromosome 13, ilAglIoxx1.1, whole genome shotgun sequence, one genomic interval encodes:
- the LOC126772852 gene encoding uncharacterized protein LOC126772852: protein MSFNLGFIGGGNMSTAIFKGIQKNDNHPVSKIWVAGPRLHSLQHWKELGANVTTKNGELVNKCDVIFLGVKPGVLNEAVMNCLDSLSVSGSKNVLFISMLVGTNIEYLHKVLKGLPVQSSVIRILPNTPMAVGAGSCLYAPDMNVTQEQCTLFEKLLQGCGVCEKVTETLMDSLGVLTGCGPAFMYIVIEALADGAVKQGVPRAIALRHAAQMMVGSGEMVLQTGKHPGTLKDEVCSPGGCTICGVTALENGKLRATLISAVEAAVLKGKEMGKK from the exons ATGTCTTTCAATTTAGGATTTATTGGTGGTGGAAATATGTCAACGGCAATTTTTAAAGGAATACAAAAAAATG ataatcaTCCAGTTTCAAAAATATGGGTAGCTGGTCCACGTTTACACAGTCTTCAGCATTGGAAAGAGTTGGGCGCTAATGTAACCACAAAAAATGGAGAATTAGTCAATAAATGTGATGTAATTTTTCTTGGTGTAAAACCTGGTGTATTGAATGAGGCCGTTATGAATTGCCTTGATTCTCTTTCCGTATCAGGATCCAAAAATGTgctttttatttctatgttaGTTGGAACTAATATAGAATATTTGCATAAG GTATTAAAAGGGCTGCCAGTACAATCAAGTGTCATTCGAATATTGCCAAACACACCAATGGCTGTTGGTGCAGGCTCATGTTTGTATGCTCCAGACATGAATGTCACTCAAGAACAATGcacattatttgaaaaattactACAAGGCTGTGGAGTTTGTGAAAAAGTAACAGAAACCCTCATGGATTCTTTGGGAGTTCTCACAGGATGTGGACCTGCATTT aTGTATATTGTAATTGAAGCATTAGCAGATGGGGCAGTAAAGCAAGGTGTGCCTAGAGCTATTGCATTAAGACATGCAGCTCAAATGATGGTGGGAAGTGGTGAAATGGTACTACAAACTGGCAAGCACCCTGGAACTTTGAAAGATGAAGTATGCTCTCCAGGTGGCTGTACTATTTGTGGTGTCACAGCACTTGAGAATGGAAAGTTaag GGCAACTCTAATAAGTGCTGTTGAAGCTGCTGTTCTCAAGGGAAAGGAAATGGGGAAGAAGTAG